The Bos mutus isolate GX-2022 chromosome 29, NWIPB_WYAK_1.1, whole genome shotgun sequence genome includes the window GCATGGATTTCAAAACTCTTTTGGGAGTACACAGCAAAAAAAGTCTGAACACTATAATTCCAAAGCTGTTCTGgtcaatatgctgctgctgctgctgctaagtcgcttcagttgtggctgactctgtgagaccccagagacggcagcccaacgcatgcacttctccaatgcatgaaagtgaaaggtgaaagtgaagtcgctcagtcgtgtccgactcttagtgaccccatggactgcagcccaccaggctcttccgtccatgggattttccaggcaagagtactggagtggggtgccataacagCCACTAAATTAACTTAcctttttaagttaatttttattggattatagttgctttacaatgttgtattagttaaatataaatgaattaaaattgagATTAAAAATCCAGTGGCACAGTCACACTGGCCACCTTTCCAGTGTTCAATTACTGCCTGTGGCCAGCAGCTATTGCACAGTCGGCTAGACAGTGTAGATATGTTTTGCCCCAGTCAACTGAGATTATAATACCTTATTCCTTACAGGAAAAGCTCCTCTTCCTACAATGGTGAACCCTATCTCTCGACTTGTCAAGGTTCCTCCTACTCAGGGGTAAAGCAACAGGGAAGGCACGAAGAAAGAACTTCCAACACGACAAGCCCCCTCGGAGGTCTGAGGGTGTAGCCGAGACAATCCTTTCATAAAATAAAGCCTTCTTTAATATTCTGAATAACAACTTTTTACCTATATTGTTCactatggtagccactagccacatgttgctatttataatttaaaatgtaattaattaaaatgaatcataattaaaaattcagttcctcaagCACACGAACCACATTCAAAAGCTTAATAGCCTTTGGCTAGTGGCTCTTGCCCTGAACTGCAGCAAATACAGAACACTTCCATCATTACAGAAAGTTTTATTGAACAGCACTGCTTTATAGTatgggtttcctttttttttttttttcctttttttacatATCCTCTTAATGAAGGATCCAGAATATTTCACTCCACTTTCCAGTAGATTTCCCAAAATGACAGGAAATAAACTCAGGTGCCTATTCACGCAGTTTTAAGGTGTGCTTACTAGAGTCCTTACCTCCAAAACCAAAAGCCTAAATATATGTTTGTATGGCTGGGAATCTATTCTTTCAGTATATATATCAAATCTCCGTCAGattcaaaagcagacaaaaaAACTGGAACACATATGTTTTCTGGTGGCTATGGCTTGGGAACAAAAGAAACGGAAGGAGATAAATCTGACTAAATCTTTCGTATGAACACTTTTGAGTGGCAGACCGTATTTCTGAAACATCTTTCAACGATAATGCAGAAAGTCTAGTGTGCTGACATCAGAAAAGTCCTTAGAGATAGGCAGTCTTAAAATGTTCAGACAGGGACAACAGTATTTGTGGGATCCAAGTTATCTTTGTCCTATTTGTTCTCACAGGACAGATAATGACAAGTCTTAATAGTTACAATGAAAGATCAAATATACCACACTGTGATTTGTCTGCTAAAGTACAATATTTGTTCCAAAGATTACGAGGAattactgatgaatatagatCAAGACAATGTCCCTAAAAAGTTAATCATCTTGCTTGTTAGGCAGAAGACTCCCACCATTTATAAGTTTATCTGGTAAACAATCAGCATTGACCGAGCAAAGACAAGTTCTTTAGGTCATATGATCACCTTGCATTTCATCTTCAGGCAGAGCCAGAGTAAAGCATCTGTTTGAGAGACAAAAAGCCAGCTCTCAAGAGCCAAATTTTTGGAGAACACCCAAAAATATGGGACTTGAGAATGAGTTTTGCAGGGCATCGGATTAACTGACTTAAGTGTGAATCTGGCATCTGGCTCCAAATTCCAAGTCTAGATAGGTCTCTCAACTGCTATAGTATGGGCTGTGCTGAGCCCTCTTCCTCCTTTGAAGTCATCACACTTACGGTCCGCTTTTGTCATTCGATACGAAGTACTGCACTGCATACCATCCCCTGTGTTGTCTGGTACAGCTTTTTAACTCTTAGGTGTGGGTACACAAACTTTAACTACACTGTAAGCTCTTGGACTCTGTACTACAGCTCTTCTCTTCACCCTAACACCAAGCAGACAGTAAACACTCAAGCacttacaaaatggaaatatgacAAGGCTTATAGGAAAGGATAGTAAATCACCCATTTGTTTATCTGACTCCAAAAttaggctggaattgttagcagATTCATTTTCTCCTggcaaacaaacagaaagcaacaaaactTCAGAACCAAACAATACCAAACACGTGTAGCAAGCCAGTCTCAAAAACACCCATTTTATCCAAAAAACTGAACAAATACCAGTAACAGGACATTTCAGACTttgcagcaattaaaaaaaaaaatgtttatatctgACTTTAAGTTAAAATCCTGTGCACTTAGAAATACATATATTCGCTTGGatagtatttaaaaatagtaCTTTGGTAGCAAAATCCAAGAGTCATCATATGACAAGGTTGTTACATCAATATATTGAAACTATAATTCAGGGAAAGTTTCAGGGAAAAACTGAAGTTACTATATACCCTCCTTCCTTTCAAACTTAGAAGAAACGATTTACTTCATAGCTGAATCTtaacagatatttaaataaatacattggaCCAGAAATGAACTGATGCACACGGTGCTCCTTCCCGGGGAGCCTCTGACGTGAGTTCACACTTAAGTGAGCTGCATTATTCTGGATAAGATGTACCTCCAGGTCCATATCTCACTGCActactttgtttctattttgcaaattccaaagcaaaaagGACTGTTGAATTTCTTTTTGTAGTTCTCATTAACAGAATCAGATGAAAGAGATTTCTGAATTACTTGTTCTAAATCTGCATTTCTGAAACTGGGATTGAAAGATTTGTTTCAGGGGTCTGTGATGATTCCCTGGGAATTTCCTAAGGTTGCCTTTTGATTTTCATAAACATAATCTGGAGTACTTGGACATCCACCTCATAATTGTGTACGGCTATGATTTCAGTGACCACGTGTGCATCTGTGTTTAAGATTACATTCATCTTAAGTCTCCAAGAGGGACAGAGTTCAGTTTTTAAGGAAGTACTTCTCAAATTGGGTTTCAGAGTCTACGTTTTGGGGTTAAAATCTGGACACTGCTCTAGATTATTATACTTTCCAACATTCTCCTTCAAGGCTTTGTTTATTTGGtgaatttaataaatatgtatccaGTGCCTACTTATGTCCTAGGCACTGGAAATACTGTTGGGAATAAGAGATCAGAACTCGTCTTTATGGAATTCCAATAGGAAAGACCAATGCTGTTAATGAAGAAGTCTGGTTCCTTGATTGAAATCACACTTAAGGAACTgtttatgtaaaaaagaaaacaaaaaacggTGATCTGGTCTCCTCACCAACTGCTACTATGGATTAGAGTACATCAACATCCATAAGGTCTCCAAATATTCTAAGAACTTGAGGTCAATCTGATCTTATCTGCTTGGAGACAGAGACAATGATCCTCTTTTGAAAATTCTTCAGACAAACCcagtttcctttctttgctttaggTTATGCTTTTCATAACTGGACAAAGATGCAACCCAACTGGAGATTTCCTGGCTTTTTGAGAAACAATTTTATAATCAGTGAGATTCATAAGCAGCTTTGGATAACACCCTTTGTCCTTCTGATTGGGAAATTTCTATGgacaaaagaaaatcaatgaagcTAAAACAATTACAAAAGCCTAAAGAGTATTGCTAAACTCAAAACAGTTCACGGATAGAGGCTAAACAGCACAATGCAAAAACTCCCCTGAACTTAACCTTAACAACCTTGAATAGAACAAGGAATGAGATTCAGAGAACAGTGGCTACTATTAGCTACTATTTATCCTATCTATAAACTATTACTTTCATAACATCCTTGTTTAAAATGGAGAGGGAGGGGGACCCAAAGATAACATGTTATCAGGTAAACCAATCTAATTCTCTAATTGAGAAATGGGTGTTAGAGTCCCTAAAAATAGTAGGTTTGAAATATCTTGGTTTCTGGACCAAATTTTCTAAGCCGCAAAGTCCTCAAATGAACACTTGAGACAAGATCTCTGGAATTTTGgagccatatccttctccagtgtgAGTATGACAGTTCCCACTGGGTTTTTACCCCGTCATGGAGTTCCAAAAAAGTGTCAGCCCTGCCAGAAACGAAGCACACTGATACTGTAACTCTGAACAAGTAGTAGTTCCGTGAACTAGGGGGAAAGTCTCCTACCAGAATCTTTTAGCAGACCCTGCGAAGAGGACACCAACCAACTTACCTAAAAAACAACTCCGTATCTGCCAATACTACAAATGTGAACTCCCAAATTAAAAGTCATCAGGAACAGAAAACAGTAACCCGACTGGTGGTAACATTTCTAGCCGAAATTGAGCCTCTGTACTGAAACCTTCAGGTACACAAGGATGGCCAGACGCACAGTGAGAGCTTCACTTGTCATCACATCCGGCACAACAGCTATAGCAGGGGAACACAGGCTTTCAAGAAGGAGCTTCGTCAGAAACACTGCAGGGCCTCAAGCCAACCTAACTCTGAAGACACCACACTCAAATTTCGGACCAACTATCAGCCAGGCTAACTTTAACTGTGCCCTAACTccacaaaagcaatacaatatctGGCTACAACCGAGCCTTCCCAATTCTCCAAAGCATCTCAAGACTTGATCGCCCTTCGACTTAGAAGCAAGCTCAAGACAGAAGCAAGACAACTGACACAAAGGCCATCGTCTGAAGGCGCCTTTCGTACGGCTCTGCCCCTGCCACTCACTTGAAAATTCCTAAactggggggtggcgggggggagcTCAGCACCTCCCCGCACCTCCCCCGCTTCTATCCCTGCTCCATCCCGCCCCGGCCGGTAAGCCTCTGCCTGGGAGCCCCCCAGCCTAGAACAAAGCGAGGGGCCCCGGCGGTGGGGGCGAGAAGCGCCGGCTGCACGGGACCGCCGCCGGGAGCACAATTCGAAACTACCAACTTCAGAGCGCAAGAACATCCTCGATTGGCAAGAAAGAGGGGCGGCGGCAGGCACGCCCAACTTCAAACTCAGAAAACCTACGGGCTGGCGGCCATCTGGAAAAAAAGCCCCCCCTTcccagggagagaagaaaaaaggcgGAGGAGATGCGAATGGCCCACCGGGCCCCGGAGGGGAGCCCTGCGCTCAGACCGGCCCCCGCCCCCGAGGCCCGCTTCCCcgccttctctctgcctctggtttGCTGCCCCAGGCCGGGCGGCCGGTTACCTTGATGCGCTCCCGGCACTGGGACGGGGTCCGCTCGTAGCCCAGCTCGGCCAGGGCCCGGGACACGCGCTCGTACATGGCCGGCCCGGGGGCCTTGCTGCCGAACACCGTGCCGGCTCCCTCCAGCTGCTGGTACCGTGCCTCCACCAGCCGCTCGTTGCCCCACACTGCGATGAGCGCGTTCGTCTCTGCCGGCGTCCACGACATGCCCCggcaggcggcggcggcggctgccgCAGCCCCGCCACCACCGCCGCCACCAGGGGAGAAGGAGACCGAGGACGAGGCGGCGCTGcggccccccagccccagcccgagACCCCCGGACGCCGCTGCCCCCGAGCCCGCCGCACTGCCCGGCCCGAGCGGGGAGGCACCCCGAGGCGTGGAAGGGTCGGACAGCGATGGGTTTCCGTCGCTCAGGCCACCAGGAGAAGCCGGGGAGAGCACCTCCATCTTCGGGATTTTTAGCGGCGAGTTGGCGGGCAGCTCCGAGCCACAGGGCGCAGCCATCTTCCAAGCGGCCGCCGCTGCACCGCCCGGAAGTGACGCGCCCTCACATCCGGCCGCCCCGGACTCCGGGGCTGCCCTCGGGCCTGGCTTGTTGGCCGGCGAGCGGCTGCGGGCCCCGGCGGCAGCGTGGAGGTCGCCCGTCGCCCCTGGTCTTTCTCCGCGCACCCGGCCGCGGCGCGCGCTCCTCTGCCGGGGCGAGGGGCGAGAATGAGGCTCGCCGGAGCCCCGAGCGGAGGAGAAGGGTTGGGGCATGAGGGCGCCGGTGTGAGGAACAGATTGAAACCTTCCCACTTCCTCTCCAATCTCAGCCCCCGGGAGGAGGGGTGAGGCCCGCGAGGGGGCCCGGAGTTAAGGAGGACTTGACCATTTCGCTCGTTCGCTCTCCTCCCTCGGCTCTGCCGCTCCCCTCTTCGGAACTGGCCTCCGCGTGCAGGGGCTGACGTCCCGGACGGAGGCTGGGGAGTCCCGCGCCGGGAAGGCGCCGAGGCTGCAGGGAGAGCATACctggaaaagactttaaaaagtatCTGGGAACCAGGCTTGGTTTGTGCTCTGTAGCTTTTCGAGACTCCCAAGCGCAGTATTTGAAGAGCAACTCCTATTCCAGTTCTGATCTATTTGCCAGTTAGTCTGGATGGGGGTTATGGTTTGTAGAACAGTTAGTTAGACGTCTTTATTGCGCTTGCACGATCTGTCTACAGCTTAAATGAGTATGAACTCCCAGCCTCAGCAGAAAAGTTACTTTCCCATACCGTTCTCCATCCTCCCTAACTGGGAAGTTACATCGTTTTTCCCACAGTTTTTCATACTCTCCAGTGTAAGGCGACGAAAAAAAGACTG containing:
- the MSANTD2 gene encoding myb/SANT-like DNA-binding domain-containing protein 2 isoform X5, producing MPQPFSSARGSGEPHSRPSPRQRSARRGRVRGERPGATGDLHAAAGARSRSPANKPGPRAAPESGAAGCEGASLPGGAAAAAWKMAAPCGSELPANSPLKIPKMEVLSPASPGGLSDGNPSLSDPSTPRGASPLGPGSAAGSGAAASGGLGLGLGGRSAASSSVSFSPGGGGGGGAAAAAAAACRGMSWTPAETNALIAVWGNERLVEARYQQLEGAGTVFGSKAPGPAMYERVSRALAELGYERTPSQCRERIKMKYLSQREH
- the MSANTD2 gene encoding myb/SANT-like DNA-binding domain-containing protein 2 isoform X4 produces the protein MPQPFSSARGSGEPHSRPSPRQRSARRGRVRGERPGATGDLHAAAGARSRSPANKPGPRAAPESGAAGCEGASLPGGAAAAAWKMAAPCGSELPANSPLKIPKMEVLSPASPGGLSDGNPSLSDPSTPRGASPLGPGSAAGSGAAASGGLGLGLGGRSAASSSVSFSPGGGGGGGAAAAAAAACRGMSWTPAETNALIAVWGNERLVEARYQQLEGAGTVFGSKAPGPAMYERVSRALAELGYERTPSQCRERIKLVRCPELNAVFQLWPHRC